The Conger conger chromosome 11, fConCon1.1, whole genome shotgun sequence genome includes the window taaaagcatagtatgtgtgtatgtgtgtgtgtgtcgtattTTACAAGTGACCTGTGTTAAAGCAATCATTTGGTACAGGGAGAGGAgctgaaacaaaaaagaataaacgCTTCAGCACCTCATTCATGCCTGACATTAAAAATTAATATGGAAATAACAATATCCATAACCCCTGCCAaccacaaaataatacaaaaataaaacaaggcaCACAGGTGTTGAGAAGAGTTCCAGTTTCGTTTCTATGGCAATTTGGCAAAAAACAAGATGGCAGTTGATCGCCTAAGCAGAAGGCTGACAGGCGGGAATAGAGCAAATGACCAGAGGGACAGTGGCTCTGAGGTTGAATCCCCTTGGAATGCTCACACGCACCTGCAAACAACCATACCATACACGCGATTCAACACACTTTCAAACCAGACGCgtaaaaaacaacacataatgTGTCATTTAACACATCTCCGTGTATAGGTAAggagaatacttttttttttgcttgcaaCAGTCTGCATTAAAAAGTCTCCATAAAATAACAGTAGCACATACAATGTATATACACAAAAGTAGTAACTGCCtcaaaatgtgttgaaagtaacacgAAAGTAGTTAACTTTCTTACTTACGAAAGTAGTACACTCTCTTTTTTGAGAGTGTACGTGAATACAGTTGTAACCATACAATGACAAAATGATCCAAGAGTGGGGATGCTCACCTCTAAGGAGTACTCCACCTCCATAATCCGGCAGCGGGAGAGATTGGTCGGGGTATCGGCAGGTATCTGCAGCATCGCACTCTCCCATACAGTACTATTGTGGGGTGTGAGATGCTCCCCTTCAACGAGGGCTAGATCTCTGCTTTCATGTTTCTTTGACGTTCGAAAACGAGTGTAGAAGGTCTGGGTCTGAACGAGTGCCACACTTGGGATAAGTGTACGTGAAGTGGCATTCTCAAACTCCACAATGATCTTAATCGTCTCTCCTGCAAGGAAGACAAATCAAATGGTGATCTCATGATCATGATTGCGTGCCATACATGAAATctattttacaaacaaacaatagaTACTTCAGTCTCATCCACACATACAATCTAAAACCACGCACAATTTAGAGAATCCAATGTAACATCATTTCTTTCCAGTGACAAATTATGGGCTTTGGTGTTacattgatgatgtctttttgtaggcaaatatacactcaccaagcaatttattaggaacatttttactttattacacctacgtattcatgcaattatctaatcagccaagtgtgtggcagcagtgcaatgcatataatcatgggtcaggagcttcaggtaatgttcacatcaaccatcagaattgggaaaaaatgtgatctaagtgattttgaccaatgattgttggtggcagacagggtggtttgagtatctcagaaactgttgatctcctgggattttcacgtacactagtctctagaatttgcaaagaatggtgcaaaaaaaaaatttactaGAGGTAAATCTGGAAGTTTAATCCTTCATGGGTTCCCACTGGGTATTCCCAATGGTTTTTCCCCCCATAGGGATTTCGTTTTTGGCTGAAAATAAGGTCTGTTGTTACGGTAAGCTTCAGAgagtttcacattttgttcAACAAGTTGCATCTGTTAATATCTCAGCTGTGAATTTCATCGCTGTTATGAACAAAACTGTTGTTGCAGATTCAATATGGCAATTATTAGCAACTTGCCTTTTAAAGCAAATTACATCTTTGAAATTCATGGAGTTATTAAtgggtgtaatgtaatgcatttaacgtcaacaaaacaaaagcatctTAAGCTTTCATTAACTACAGACCCTATTTTTGCCAGAAATCAAAATCCCTATTGGGAAAAAGGCGTTGCAAACCTGCGATGGAACCCAAGGCTAAAAAAATGCAACTTCGCTTCTGGGTTTTAGGACTACAAGCTGTAGCACAGAGCCCAGGTAGCGCATGTTGCATTTGTGAGAAGTTCTCCAGTACCTGGAACGTAACCTTTCTTCTCCAGCTGAAAGCCTAGAGCGACAGGCCCTGTGGTGCAGCAGAGACAACACAGCTCCTTGCTACTGGAAGCAACCTGTGGCACCTGGATCAGAACGGTGAGAGGTCAACCTTGACTTTGTTATAAGTAGAGGTGAAGAGAGTATTCCATTAGGTATGTCACTAGGCTACTGCAAATCACCTACTTCCCCTATGCCAAGAAACATCTGCAATGACAGAAATGTCTTCTGATTACACATGTTGATATAGGAGAAGCATAGCTGTCCATCCAACACAATTAAATCAGCTCAACTTTATTTGCTGATTGCAAATGTTAAACTGGCTCCCCAGCAAAGCAAGAtagacaaaaatatataattctaCAATATGTACCGCTACACATGGCTATGCATTGAACACAATTTGTTAACTTGAAGCAACTAACATGCAAGCATGGTTGCaagtagggatgtgacaaatcatcagtttttgtaactgGTTAcaatcccattttttaaacggttaaccggttaaccgatactgcttatgaccgctaggggtcctatcttcttttttctttttttttactgaattactgagaaatgaaattgcttgtgtttgtgtgtgtatgtgcgtttgtgtgtgtgtttgtgtgtgtgtgtgcatgtatgtgtgtgtgtgtgtgtgtgtgtgtgtgcgtttggggGGTGGTGAATGAACTGGTGGAAATCAGCCAGGCTTCAAATGCACAAGAATGCATCACCCATACATGCAGGCTAACTACTGTGCACTATTCATACCTGTGGTACATAACCCTGTGGCACACTTTCTGTTGTTATTCTCCAGTTTGAAGCAACAGTAATCCCAGCTAaatggcaaaaaacaaaattctttatggaaaaaaaagacagaactaATAAATATTGTAAGGAATCAGTCCTTCCAGGGGTGGGTCTACGAACAATTCCCCTTCAACAAAAAGTAAATGTTGCAGATGCAGTTGACTGATATTTCAACATGCGACAATGTTTAAAAGCACTGACTAATGTCTTACCAGCAGTTGTGGATGATTGGCATCTATGTCGTTGACAAAATTGAATTCCGACCGGAACTCCTTAGGCATTCGCCACGGTCTGTGTATCTCAGCTTCCAAACAGTACACCACGCTTCCATGAAGCCCTTTAAATGATGAAGGGAAATTTCTATAtgggaaaaacatttgaaaatggttATGAGTGGACACAATCTAGATATAATTCTAGATTAGCCAAtgttagagacagagacaattgcaatttcaaacaaacatgGCTTTTTAAAACGCAACCTTGAGGGCAGTGGTttccaaactcggtcctgggggacccctgtgctggtttttgtttcaaccacaattgcaatcccagaactgtaacaagctgttaacttatttttaactgatcgAACTAAagactgaaatgaatgaataggctcctaattggaGCGAAAACTAACCACACATGgaaaattccatccatccatccatccatccattatctgaacccgcttatcctgatcagggtcgcaggggggctggagcctatcccagcatacattgggcgaaaggcaggaatacaccctggacaggtcgccagtccatcgcagggcacacacaccattcactcacacacacactcatacctatgggcaatttagactctccaatcagcctaacgtgcatgtctttggactgtgggaggaaaccggagtacccggaggaaacccacgcagacacggggagaacaagcaaactccgcacagagaggccccggccgacggggattcgaacccaggacctccttgctgtgaggcagcagtgctacccactgcaccatccgtgctgcccacatggaaaatgattttaaaaattcGAAAAcagagccaaacctgcattgtgttgatacATTTATGAAAGAAATTAAACACATGTGTTCAGCAGTTAGGAGCACATTGCTTAACCAGTCtaacatttgatttaaaaaaatgttacctATTTTTACATCATTGTTTGCTGTATAGCACATTAAAAACATGGGAGTTTTATTCTTTGTGGCATTCATAGCTATGTCTGAgaaaatgtggcttaagagggtaaataatccctctgaacaTAGAATAATCCCTCTGAACATGGAACTTGTTAAAGTTCTgagattgcaattgtggttggaacaaaaaccagcatacacagggggccccaaggaccgagtttgggaaccactgctttgGGCAAAGGTTACAATGGTTACTGAAAATGCACCCTAGAGTGACgtgcattttaaaatcatttcattttacttACTTCATTGTCATTTATTGTCAAGCCGAATATAAGctatttctgcattttaataatatttctgctCTTGAGAACCTCAACTGCTGCtgaatgataaaaaaaggaGACAACTGATTTGAGTTTTAGAATATATATAGATAACACTGTAGTTGATTATTAGTTTTATATAAGAAGACACACCCTTGTGGTAGCTGGATGCTGAAAGGGTAGACGTGCGTTCCTTCTCGAAGGACGATTTTGCCTTCCCCAAGACCTGAAGGTGTTTCAAAATAGAAAAgtcagaagcaaaaaaaaaaatgctcagaAATGACAAAGTGTTGATATTCTTTGGGTCTGTTACAGTGTAGCCTACGGAGGTATGTGGTTACAATCACTAGTCCAAGGATCTGCATTCAAACTGGCTCAGGTCTGAACTAAGGTCTGAAGTTAAATGAGGGGTGCAAGGGctgatccgcttcaggattttgttacaattctgctcttaattatttcattagcgAAATAATGTCTTGAGCAGACATTTGTACTGGAGTGAACCAGCgtcattttaattaatcagCGTTAAGTTAATtggctgaaacaaaaaccagctcggagaccagccctccaggactggagctgtgCACCCTACTGCTGAAACTTGCATTGACATCATATAGCTACTTCGTAAAGAAACCCAGATAACGGCACTGATGAATTACACCTAATGTTAGATAATTTACCATCACCACAGCATATAAATTCTACAACATTTAGGCTTGTATAAAATAACTATTTAAAAACCATTAGCACAGTTTACAAACAGCTTACCGTTATTATATTCTCCCAGAAGTACCTCCTTAATGTTGAAGTACTCTTCTCTTGCATTGTAGGTTCTTCGATTCTTATCGTAACCGTTGTACCACACGACATTGGCTTCCCCCTTTATAGCAAGCATGATTGCACAGATATTCATTTGTTGACTAACTTTGAAACTTATTTGCCCTTTTATGACATCGCCGCATGATAAAGTTTCTCTCTCGTTCAAGCTATCGTATGTTATGGTAAATGATTCAATTGTTCCTTCAAACATTTTGCCTACCCTTGTAGTAGCCTATTGTGTGATCCGGGCTTGAAATGCCTGCGCCAACTTATAGTACGTATAGTATGCCTAATTATCGCAGTAGTAGTGAAATACTTTTTATCCACGAATAAGAACCGTTCTGCTTGCGTAATATCCTGTTATGCAACCCATCTGTTGTCCACATGTCTTGGATTGATGTGCGATTTTCCAGTTACTTCATATTTCCGGTGCGCTGATGGCACGGAATCAACTTGTTGAAGCGTATGTCCCCCCACCGAACAGCAAAAGTGCCTTTTGGCTGCATCAATTTTAAACAGTCTGGCTTACTAGTAGTAGTAAGtactacatttttttaatttgacattttactCCGTATACCGCCAAAAATTCTTCCGCCTATCGCTTCATCTCATTATCGGACTCCTGTTCCAACTTTCTGAGGGGAAAACGCTCCACATCCAATCTGGGCACATagataaaaagatttttttttaaacttccaCATTTCATCGAGAACACTCCAGCAAGTTGTGATGCCTTTCGGGCAGATGTGTTGTCTGTAGGTGCAATAGCCTTGTAGTACGTTagatgcattgttttttctgccAACTTAAGTGCACTAGAGGACCAGAACAGACTAGACTAGATAGTCGACGATGGCCAccgaataaaatgtaaaacccGTGGCACACATATAGTGGaatcaggtaatttgggacactttTTGGTAGAATTACCGGGAGACCACCAAAAAAGGTGGTTACTCACTCCAATGACGTTGTATACTTGTTTAGAAACTACTGACCTTAAAACAGCACCAAGGCCCCTTTTCTCACGCTGATGGAATGTTCAGGTGAAATGGGACAGCTTGTAATTTAAATTGGGatattcattttcagttcaaatttcagtattttttatttgaaaatggtaCAATTGAACAATTGGACAGAAATGAACAGAGTCAAATAGGGAATCAGGTGTTGTATGAATAcaacaataattacaataacttaattatttgcataattGATAAAGTTGGGATCTTATTGCAACTATTAGCACTTTAAAAAAGTGTTGTCCCAATTTAGCTGAAATTATTGTCCCATTTTACCAAGAGGTGTGCTATACAGTTCTTCAAACGCTTATTCACGAAAAACAATGTGTATTCGGCAAATTTGTCTTGTAAAATTAAAAGACTTCATAAAACACTTAATCATAATACAGTTCTGCAAACTGTTAAATAGTCTGTTTTTGGTTTAACACCCTCATTATGCAAAAGTGAAATTCTGGTTATAAGTAGTTAAAAGACGTTTtcagtgattggctgcttaTATTTAAAGAGCACAGTGCCTCAAAGCTTTAACCTGACATCACCGTATCTACAACACCGTATTGGTCACAGGATAGTAGGTAAGTTGATCGTGGTCGCGCTCCTTCTTGTCTAGGACCGCGTGCATGAGCAGGCGCACTCTCACAAATAATTGCACCGCATCCGTAGACGCGGGACATACAGAAAGAATGGTAAGCGCTCTTTCAAAATTCCTCCTGCAACTCGTTGATAAAAGTtgataaaacataaacatgcaGTGATGGAGTGAGTTTGCGAAGGAAGAGGTGAGCCTATCCCACACCTAAAATACAGAAAACTTGGAAACTTGTAGGTCTCCCGCACATCTTAAGGGTGACTTTGAAGGTTGACGTGAATATGTTCCACGTATAAACGTCCCATGTAACGTGGATTTCAAAACCACAGGGCGCAatctatttacagttttttacaatcgttttcacacttgtctcaataccatgtccactttttcaaaacacttaacacattcaccatatcattagactatgtgaactaaactgtggatatttttgcattgctttcatactaaaggcattcaatcaccacttcttccaaaattcatgaatacctctctcagtcaatgttcactaccagcaaaagtttgtacaaatacagctaattttgcagacatttagatactctgttcaaaacagttaactttccgtacaaaacccaataaaattcagatcattgtggaaggaaatatgctgcattttggcagaaaaatgaaactatatgcttgaaatacgtaagatagatcattctgatttgagcagaaagtttattcagtttattcaattttttggtttgcagccttgttaccatctatgcaaaagtgatcatacttgcattgaaatgtgcatgtatatagggtaaatatagatgtagttgtcactgaagagattttttccgcttactgctgtatatgtactgctgaaacacctggctgtcatttcagtgaacaacctacccaggtgtttgttgtttgtgccccatTACCACATATAaaaaaggggccatctttggattggcattttacagttttttacaatcgttttcacacttgtctcaataccatgtccactttttcaaaactcttcacacagtgtgcttttgaaacacacacctgagcaaatcagttaacctttggtgcaaaaggcacttcaaccaccaaaacacttaatatttcacccaaaagtgactcttgctgccataactatagcacatgctttctcccataagactactttttcactcaatgttcaatgaactacaaaacacaaacaacttggagcattgctaaatacatatattatgtttttccctttcctctatttttgcatccacaaatatttcaagccaagcagctaaagaaacttctgatctgttggtttgcctctcacaatagatgtcatgactgagtgtggtaaatttacagtaaactgtaaatgaatgagtgttttactatattggaaacccagaataacaatttttactgtgtaatgtaaaacaatatatgataaagaaacaaatcacaaaagcaacagtattcttcagagggtttacagtatttgacatttgttctcacagtgcaatatactgtaattcagaaaataaaaatacaatacaatcaattactcaaaatacattacaatcaataacaaatacataccaaaaagcaatattttcactatatacagtaattcgcacatatattgtctgcctatcagtatcagaagtctactgttggcctggcccatccatcctgtcctctgcatttggccatagattttcatcaacatcactccaaatgttatctctttctatacaccgaggaaaacatctctttgtgtggcttttccagccctggatgtgttccactgttatgtccatacacccagccgGCATTGCATCTGGAAGTGActtttcatgtgggtggtggtcctacaccttcacatatattggtatctgagtaGCTTGacaatggttgtagtgcttacactgtcagtgtttggaaatatgttgttgtctgcgattatgttgttgcatatttctcttagcctgatgctgttgttgacaatgaccatcccgactattgtatcctcctgttgaggagtaaacattcttccccttccccctgtgtgactgtgtgaggtaaccgctgggtcctgtagtgagtcaaagacaaatgtgcactgatacatctgctttttctggagacttttcaaatcacagtactgctgtaatatacacatcaattgaactccttcagtcacaatgctgcaaatactgtatagtacctgttggtttgcctgaaaatcctcactattgaagccattGTGGATCTAggaggcaagtttggttgaaccctcaacctgcttccctcagggacagaccatgatttaccaatgactgtggctctgatttcatcagacacaactgttcttgctcttccgcaacgtcttcttcctctgcctctggctgcatccattttccccactaaggctaaagaattcaaatgccaatccaaagatggcccctttggtaacggggcacaaacaacaaacacctgggcaggttgttcactgaaatgacagccaggtgtttcagcagtacatatacagcagtaatagcggaaaaatctcttcagtaacaactacatctatatttaccctatatacgtgcacatttcaatgcaagtatgatcacttttgcacagatggtaacaaggctgcaaaccaaaaaattgaataaactgaataaactttctgctcaaatcagaatgatctgtcttacgtagcatatagtttcatttttctgccaaaatgcagcatatttccttccacaatgatcagaattttattgggttttgaactgaaagttaactgttttgaacag containing:
- the LOC133140792 gene encoding arrestin domain-containing protein 3-like isoform X4, whose protein sequence is MFEGTIESFTITYDSLNERETLSCGDVIKGQISFKVSQQMNICAIMLAIKGEANVVWYNGYDKNRRTYNAREEYFNIKEVLLGEYNNGLGEGKIVLREGTHVYPFSIQLPQGNFPSSFKGLHGSVVYCLEAEIHRPWRMPKEFRSEFNFVNDIDANHPQLLVPQVASSSKELCCLCCTTGPVALGFQLEKKGYVPGETIKIIVEFENATSRTLIPSVALVQTQTFYTRFRTSKKHESRDLALVEGEHLTPHNSTVWESAMLQIPADTPTNLSRCRIMEVEYSLEVRVSIPRGFNLRATVPLVICSIPACQPSA
- the LOC133140792 gene encoding arrestin domain-containing protein 3-like isoform X5: MFEGTIESFTITYDSLNERETLSCGDVIKGQISFKVSQQMNICAIMLAIKGEANVVWYNGYDKNRRTYNAREEYFNIKEVLLGEYNNGLGEGKIVLREGTHVYPFSIQLPQGNFPSSFKGLHGSVVYCLEAEIHRPWRMPKEFRSEFNFVNDIDANHPQLLVPQVASSSKELCCLCCTTGPVALGFQLEKKGYVPGETIKIIVEFENATSRTLIPSVALVQTQTFYTRFRTSKKHESRDLALVEGEHLTPHNSTVWESAMLQIPADTPTNLSRCRIMEVEYSLEWLVVLVRRSFEEERIPTHSGCSYP